Proteins encoded by one window of Salvia splendens isolate huo1 chromosome 5, SspV2, whole genome shotgun sequence:
- the LOC121804181 gene encoding uncharacterized protein LOC121804181: MATPVGKVRVEAIQTVVPTKPTDPRQSRRITVSQNAGSAAVLQRRFHLLLCYNKGSSEDSGWLVAGQIKESLGRVLHDYPLLVGKLRWCDADLENVCTDSGTRMVETKAEMALAGFVKMEEKREDEAELVFWGDVLQHTPQFRKCP, encoded by the coding sequence atggcaACTCCGGTGGGCAAAGTGCGCGTGGAAGCAATTCAAACAGTGGTTCCAACAAAGCCAACAGATCCACGACAATCGCGCAGAATCACGGTTTCACAGAATGCGGGATCGGCGGCGGTGCTGCAGCGGCGCTTCCACCTGCTCCTCTGCTACAACAAGGGCTCCTCCGAGGACTCTGGATGGCTGGTTGCCGGGCAGATTAAAGAGTCTCTCGGAAGAGTCCTGCATGACTACCCCTTGCTCGTCGGCAAGCTGCGCTGGTGCGACGCTGATTTGGAGAACGTGTGCACTGATTCCGGCACTCGAATGGTGGAGACCAAGGCGGAGATGGCGTTGGCTGGTTTCGTCAAAATGGAGGAAAAGAGAGAGGATGAAGCTGAGCTCGTTTTCTGGGGGGATGTTCTTCAACATACCCCTCAATTCCGAAAATGCCCTTGA